A single Camelus bactrianus isolate YW-2024 breed Bactrian camel chromosome 1, ASM4877302v1, whole genome shotgun sequence DNA region contains:
- the APOC1 gene encoding LOW QUALITY PROTEIN: apolipoprotein C-I (The sequence of the model RefSeq protein was modified relative to this genomic sequence to represent the inferred CDS: inserted 2 bases in 1 codon; substituted 1 base at 1 genomic stop codon) — protein sequence MKPILXLPVLLGALWMILEGSAPAQGAPDISSILDHILEKVKELXKTLEEKTQHVTDHIKQNSIPDSSGTGLSDVLPEVEKGLKNPSS from the exons ATGAAGCCCATTCTGTAGCTCCCAGTCCTGCTGGGGGCTTTGTGGATGATTTTGGAAGGTTCAGCCCCAGCCCAAGGGGCTCCTGACATCAGCAGTATCTTGGACCACATTCTAGAAAAGGTGAAGGAGTT GAAGACCCTGGAGGAGAAGACCCAGCATGTCACTGATCACATCAAACAGAACAGCATTCCTGACAGTTCTGGCACGGGACTTTCAGATGTGCTCCCCGAAGTAGAGAAGGGACTTAAGAATCCTTCCTCTTGA